Proteins encoded in a region of the Isosphaeraceae bacterium EP7 genome:
- a CDS encoding DnaJ domain-containing protein, producing MLLMTENQDERVIWVVVELHRPKQRIRSRIVLHLGQYRDRDEAEAAFLERIATSPALREIVERWAANSADVLSDRKARTRFLLFGALTGGLAAYADELLSRRAHDEEQARARARAALWSASGPKTAFNTLGLPTIASIAEIKAAYRRMAVEMHPDRGGDHTSMVNLNAAYEAATDYATWRG from the coding sequence ATGCTGCTGATGACCGAGAATCAGGACGAGCGGGTCATCTGGGTGGTCGTGGAGTTGCACCGGCCCAAGCAGCGGATCCGCAGCCGAATCGTCCTTCATCTGGGCCAGTACCGGGACAGGGACGAGGCCGAGGCCGCATTCCTGGAGCGGATCGCGACCAGCCCCGCGCTTCGCGAGATCGTCGAGCGCTGGGCCGCCAACTCGGCCGACGTCCTCTCCGATCGCAAGGCGAGAACAAGGTTCCTCCTCTTCGGAGCCCTCACCGGCGGCCTCGCGGCCTACGCCGACGAACTCCTGAGCCGACGCGCCCACGACGAGGAGCAGGCAAGGGCCAGGGCCCGCGCCGCCCTCTGGTCCGCGAGCGGCCCCAAAACCGCGTTCAACACGCTCGGCCTCCCGACCATCGCCTCGATCGCCGAGATCAAGGCCGCCTACCGCCGCATGGCCGTCGAAATGCACCCCGACCGAGGCGGAGACCACACCTCCATGGTCAACCTCAACGCCGCCTACGAAGCCGCCACCGACTACGCCACCTGGCGAGGCTAA
- a CDS encoding tyrosine-type recombinase/integrase, protein MIVLNPAASVKGIKETVMEGKSPEIIIDQAHTLLASIKTGNVVGLRDRAILATLVYTACRAGAIAKLKMSDFQHHGGQYVFRFQEKGGKSREIPVRHDLEGFIIAHVESAGVATEAKYRWLLRAGNGKTKRLGDEPMSSKTICDLVKRRLMDARLPSRLSPASFRVTAIADLLTQGVPLEDVQYLAGHAEPQMTGLYDRRQKKVTRSIVERISI, encoded by the coding sequence GTGATTGTCCTCAACCCGGCGGCCTCGGTCAAAGGGATCAAGGAAACCGTCATGGAAGGCAAGTCGCCGGAAATCATCATCGACCAGGCCCATACCCTCCTGGCTTCGATCAAAACTGGCAATGTTGTTGGGCTACGCGATCGGGCAATCCTCGCCACGCTCGTCTATACGGCTTGCCGGGCCGGAGCGATTGCGAAGCTGAAGATGAGCGACTTTCAGCATCACGGCGGGCAGTACGTGTTTCGCTTCCAAGAAAAGGGGGGCAAGAGCCGGGAAATTCCCGTGCGACACGACCTGGAAGGCTTTATCATCGCTCATGTCGAATCGGCGGGGGTTGCGACGGAAGCGAAGTACAGATGGTTGTTACGGGCCGGGAACGGCAAGACGAAACGCTTGGGCGACGAGCCGATGAGTAGCAAGACAATTTGCGACCTGGTGAAGCGGCGGCTCATGGACGCCAGATTGCCTTCGCGACTGTCGCCGGCTTCGTTCCGAGTGACGGCAATTGCCGACTTACTGACCCAAGGCGTGCCGTTGGAGGATGTTCAATATCTCGCCGGACACGCTGAGCCGCAAATGACCGGGCTTTACGACCGGCGGCAGAAGAAGGTCACGCGGAGCATCGTCGAACGGATTTCGATCTAA